One Rhodococcus sp. P1Y DNA window includes the following coding sequences:
- a CDS encoding M23 family metallopeptidase — MGTHQRSNIYVLNQQISTTPRGRHRAKQDPKDAGMRAATIVAATGAIVAGAAQMGAGTATAAPAPAPDAPSVGQQFELRNLLPAGFELPPGITLPENVQLPPGIEIPDTSGLAALGLPDVGAAAQDLLKGIAPLKEQAVQPVSGVLTSTFGQRWGSHHGGIDIAAPIGTPVLAAADGEVTASGPASGFGLWVKVLHADGTETIYGHVDTFSVAPGQHVTAGQNIATVGNRGQSTGPHLHFEVHDPSGVKVDPSEWLATRGVSVTWSDAARNA, encoded by the coding sequence GTGGGAACCCACCAGCGCTCGAACATATATGTTCTGAACCAACAGATTTCGACAACACCGCGCGGGCGCCACAGGGCGAAGCAAGATCCGAAGGACGCCGGAATGAGAGCCGCGACGATAGTGGCGGCCACCGGTGCGATCGTCGCCGGTGCTGCCCAGATGGGCGCCGGAACCGCAACGGCCGCACCGGCACCCGCGCCCGATGCTCCCTCGGTCGGTCAGCAGTTCGAGCTCCGGAATCTACTTCCGGCCGGTTTCGAACTACCACCGGGCATAACGCTTCCCGAGAACGTGCAACTCCCGCCGGGCATCGAAATACCCGACACATCCGGCCTTGCGGCGCTGGGACTTCCCGATGTCGGGGCAGCGGCTCAAGACCTCCTCAAAGGTATTGCGCCTTTGAAGGAACAAGCAGTGCAACCGGTGTCGGGAGTACTCACCTCGACATTCGGGCAACGGTGGGGGTCCCACCACGGCGGCATCGACATCGCGGCACCCATCGGCACCCCGGTGCTGGCGGCGGCGGACGGTGAAGTCACAGCTTCGGGTCCGGCATCCGGGTTCGGACTGTGGGTGAAGGTGCTCCACGCCGACGGAACCGAGACGATTTACGGGCACGTCGACACCTTCTCGGTGGCACCTGGACAACACGTCACTGCCGGTCAGAACATCGCCACAGTCGGCAACCGCGGTCAGTCCACCGGCCCACACCTGCATTTCGAGGTGCACGATCCTTCCGGTGTGAAGGTCGACCCGTCGGAGTGGTTGGCCACTCGCGGAGTGTCCGTCACGTGGAGCGATGCAGCGCGCAACGCCTGA